From a region of the Candidatus Brocadia sp. genome:
- the sdhC gene encoding succinate dehydrogenase, cytochrome b556 subunit — MNIQKIKEGYKDFVKNRNMGMYAFWLHRITGIVITVFLFLHIWTLSAVFRGKDAYDYAISKFDTKFGYLFQYVLLLIVAIHLINGLRITVVDFCGVTRSQKKLLWISLFVLILIAAVGVMTVLL; from the coding sequence ATGAATATTCAGAAGATAAAAGAAGGTTATAAAGATTTCGTAAAAAACAGGAATATGGGTATGTATGCCTTCTGGCTCCATCGCATTACCGGTATTGTGATTACCGTCTTTTTATTTTTGCATATCTGGACCCTGAGCGCTGTCTTTCGCGGGAAAGATGCCTATGATTATGCCATCAGTAAATTTGACACGAAATTTGGGTATCTGTTTCAGTATGTTTTGCTCCTTATCGTGGCGATACATTTGATAAACGGACTACGGATTACGGTTGTTGACTTTTGCGGTGTTACCCGCAGTCAGAAAAAATTGTTGTGGATATCGCTTTTCGTCCTCATATTAATTGCCGCCGTTGGTGTTATGACGGTACTTTTGTGA
- the mnmG gene encoding tRNA uridine-5-carboxymethylaminomethyl(34) synthesis enzyme MnmG has product MHTEFDVIVVGAGHAGCEAALAAARMGMNTALLSINLDTIAQMSCNPAIGGLAKGQLVREIDALGGEMAKVTDETGIQFRMLNTKKGPAVHSPRAQADKKAYQASMKKRVESQDNLFLRQEIADDLILDKKKVVGIVGQSGLSYKAKAVILTTGTFLKGLIHIGEFITSGGRIGELSSEKLSDSLRRVGFEVGRLKTGTPPRLNGRTINYSVLMPQYGDEHPTPFSFSTEKTDRSQVPCYITYTNPDTHKIIIANLSRAPLYTGQIKSVGPRYCPSLEDKIVRFAGKDQHQVFLEPEGLNTLEVYSNGISTSMPHDIQEAIVHSIAGLESAEVVRYGYAIEYDFVPPTQLRPSLETKLVENLFHAGQINGTSGYEEAAAQGIMAGINAALKIQGKDPFILDRSEAYIGVLIDDLVTKGTQEPYRMFTSRAEYRLLLRQDNADRRLMKYGYRYGLISEQQWQKLREKENAITEILSHLDKKMVGPDTLAKILSRPDHTFEDLLALDSGLSQRRLSKEIKEQVEIEVKYKGYIDRQHDQIEKFKKMEDYKIPAWLDYQDIPELRKEARQKLFQIRPVSLAQASRISGVSPADISILMIHLAGKGKR; this is encoded by the coding sequence ATGCATACAGAGTTTGATGTGATCGTGGTCGGCGCGGGGCATGCAGGCTGCGAGGCTGCCCTCGCAGCTGCACGCATGGGGATGAACACCGCATTGCTCTCCATAAATCTGGACACGATTGCTCAAATGTCATGCAACCCTGCCATCGGTGGCCTTGCAAAAGGTCAATTGGTTCGGGAGATCGATGCCCTCGGCGGTGAAATGGCAAAGGTAACGGATGAAACAGGCATTCAGTTCCGTATGCTCAACACCAAAAAAGGCCCTGCCGTCCATTCACCACGCGCCCAGGCCGATAAAAAAGCCTACCAGGCATCGATGAAAAAAAGAGTCGAAAGCCAGGATAATCTTTTTTTACGGCAGGAAATCGCCGACGATCTCATCCTCGATAAGAAAAAAGTAGTAGGGATTGTTGGCCAGAGCGGCCTATCATACAAAGCAAAGGCCGTTATCCTTACTACCGGGACGTTCTTAAAGGGTCTTATCCATATCGGTGAGTTTATAACGTCGGGGGGACGGATTGGAGAACTTTCCTCGGAGAAATTGTCAGATTCCTTGCGCAGGGTCGGCTTTGAGGTAGGCCGTCTCAAGACGGGCACACCTCCCCGTCTCAACGGTCGTACGATCAATTATAGTGTCCTTATGCCTCAGTACGGGGATGAACATCCCACACCTTTCTCCTTTTCAACAGAAAAGACAGACCGTTCCCAGGTACCCTGCTATATCACGTATACGAATCCCGACACCCATAAGATTATTATTGCAAACTTGTCGCGCGCACCGCTCTATACGGGGCAGATTAAGTCGGTAGGACCCCGATACTGTCCGTCCCTGGAAGATAAAATCGTCCGCTTTGCAGGAAAAGATCAGCACCAGGTATTTCTTGAACCCGAAGGGCTGAACACCCTTGAGGTATATAGTAACGGAATTTCTACCAGCATGCCTCATGATATTCAGGAGGCAATCGTTCATTCGATTGCTGGCCTGGAATCCGCGGAGGTTGTGCGATATGGTTATGCTATTGAATATGATTTTGTGCCGCCTACCCAGCTCCGGCCATCTCTGGAAACAAAATTGGTGGAAAACCTTTTTCACGCGGGTCAAATTAATGGGACATCGGGTTACGAGGAGGCCGCCGCCCAGGGGATCATGGCGGGCATCAATGCTGCCCTGAAAATACAAGGAAAAGATCCTTTCATCCTGGACCGGTCTGAGGCATACATAGGCGTCCTGATCGATGACCTCGTGACAAAAGGCACGCAAGAACCCTACCGGATGTTTACCTCCCGTGCGGAATACCGGCTTCTTCTGAGACAGGACAATGCCGACAGAAGGTTGATGAAATATGGATATCGTTACGGGCTCATTTCAGAACAGCAGTGGCAGAAACTGCGCGAAAAAGAAAACGCTATTACAGAGATTCTTTCACACCTGGATAAAAAAATGGTTGGGCCGGATACCTTGGCAAAAATATTGAGCCGTCCGGACCACACCTTTGAGGACTTGCTTGCTCTGGACTCCGGTCTTAGTCAACGGCGTCTTTCAAAAGAAATCAAAGAACAGGTCGAGATTGAGGTAAAATACAAGGGATACATTGATCGCCAGCATGACCAGATAGAAAAGTTTAAAAAGATGGAAGACTATAAAATACCTGCCTGGCTTGACTACCAGGATATTCCTGAGCTGAGGAAAGAGGCGCGCCAAAAACTTTTCCAAATCCGTCCGGTTTCGCTGGCGCAGGCATCACGCATTTCTGGAGTTTCTCCAGCCGATATTTCCATTCTTATGATTCATCTTGCGGGAAAAGGAAAAAGATAG
- a CDS encoding FAD-binding protein — MIYHDAIVVGGGLAGLRAAVALNQHNVKVAVISKVHPIRSHSVAAQGGINAPLGNHPRGVYDTWEKHAFDTVKGSDYLADQDAVIRMAREAASRIYEMEHWGCPFSRTSEGKIAQRPFGGAGFPRTCYAADKTGHALLHTLYQQVMKFKHASERKEMMIYDEWLVVELVVEDGVCAGLIALDLMSGQLEAFHAGAVIFATGGVGRIYGNSTNALINTGMSMALSYWAGVPLKDMEFVQFHPTTLLGKNILITEGCRGEGGFLLNNKGERFLAKYSDSKKDMEVAPRDIISRNIVREIMAGGGFNQSYVHLDLRHLGEEKIVQRLPGIRDICLEFTGVDPVTDPIPIQPGQHYTMGGIDCNTEGETAVKGFYAAGEAACVSVHGANRLGGNSLLDTIVFGTIAGGNAARYVQGLGGKKGEVALASALKRAEERIDALGKSGGNEIPVDIKVTLNKVMDSKVGIFREAANLKEAVNDIRVLQERYKRIKLNYTGKRANLSLAWALELKGSLDVAAAVVAGALAREESRGSHFRTDFPKRDDKVWLKHTLAYFAPDGVRLDYKPVTIGPFEPQERKY; from the coding sequence ATGATTTACCATGATGCCATTGTCGTGGGTGGAGGGTTGGCTGGTTTAAGGGCAGCCGTTGCGCTCAATCAGCATAATGTGAAGGTTGCGGTGATTTCCAAGGTGCACCCCATCCGGTCGCATTCCGTTGCCGCTCAGGGTGGAATCAATGCCCCCCTGGGCAATCACCCGCGCGGCGTTTATGACACCTGGGAAAAGCACGCCTTCGATACGGTAAAGGGGAGCGACTATCTCGCGGATCAGGACGCCGTTATCCGTATGGCCAGGGAAGCTGCCAGCCGTATCTACGAGATGGAACACTGGGGGTGTCCTTTTAGCCGGACTTCTGAAGGAAAGATCGCCCAGCGCCCCTTTGGTGGCGCTGGTTTTCCCCGGACCTGCTATGCGGCGGATAAAACCGGGCATGCCCTTTTGCACACCTTGTACCAGCAAGTCATGAAGTTTAAACATGCCTCTGAGCGGAAAGAGATGATGATCTATGATGAATGGCTGGTTGTGGAATTGGTGGTTGAAGATGGGGTCTGTGCAGGGTTGATTGCACTGGATCTGATGAGCGGACAATTGGAGGCATTCCACGCAGGGGCGGTAATTTTTGCGACGGGAGGTGTTGGCCGTATTTACGGGAACAGCACGAATGCCCTGATTAATACCGGCATGAGTATGGCATTGTCCTATTGGGCGGGAGTGCCACTCAAGGATATGGAGTTTGTCCAGTTTCATCCAACGACGCTGTTGGGTAAAAATATCTTGATCACCGAAGGTTGCCGTGGTGAAGGTGGTTTTTTACTGAATAACAAGGGCGAGCGCTTTTTAGCCAAATACAGCGATTCAAAGAAAGACATGGAAGTGGCTCCCCGTGACATCATTTCCAGGAATATTGTGCGTGAGATCATGGCAGGCGGCGGTTTCAACCAGAGCTACGTGCATTTGGATTTACGACATCTGGGCGAGGAAAAGATCGTCCAGAGACTGCCGGGCATTCGGGATATCTGTTTGGAATTTACCGGAGTAGACCCGGTTACCGATCCCATTCCTATCCAGCCGGGTCAGCATTATACCATGGGGGGGATTGATTGTAACACAGAAGGGGAAACGGCGGTAAAAGGCTTTTATGCGGCCGGGGAGGCGGCCTGTGTGAGTGTGCATGGGGCAAACCGGCTGGGAGGAAATTCATTATTAGACACGATTGTCTTTGGAACGATTGCAGGCGGCAATGCTGCCAGATATGTACAGGGATTGGGGGGGAAAAAGGGTGAGGTCGCCCTCGCCAGCGCCTTAAAGCGCGCCGAGGAAAGGATTGATGCATTGGGTAAATCAGGGGGAAATGAAATTCCGGTTGATATCAAAGTCACCCTTAATAAAGTTATGGATAGCAAGGTAGGTATCTTCCGCGAAGCCGCTAACCTGAAAGAAGCCGTGAACGATATCAGGGTCTTACAGGAGCGCTATAAGCGCATTAAGCTGAATTATACCGGTAAACGGGCCAACCTCAGCCTTGCATGGGCATTAGAGCTGAAGGGAAGTCTCGATGTTGCTGCGGCTGTTGTTGCCGGAGCGCTGGCGCGCGAGGAGAGCAGGGGTTCTCATTTCCGGACCGATTTCCCGAAACGAGACGATAAGGTTTGGCTGAAGCACACACTGGCATATTTCGCCCCGGATGGTGTTAGATTAGACTATAAACCTGTTACCATTGGACCATTTGAACCGCAGGAGAGAAAATATTAA
- the rny gene encoding ribonuclease Y, with product MQLLQILPYLLLPACIVIGYFLCILVSRKKQAASEKKIKHLIEESVRDAEKIKKEADVAAKAELYQRREAFEKETQETKMELRLQEKRLSKREDNLERKMELLTKKERYIDTLSANFAQKERKLDEKRLELEKTIEEENKTLLKISNLTRDEAEKLLLNRLEKELDVKCAELISKKITESKENAEQTAISLISTAIQRCAATHTAENIVSSIELPNNEMKGRIIGREGRNIRAFEKATGIDVIVDDTPGVIVLSGFDSVRREIARQSMEKLIVDGRIHPAHIEEIVKETEKEIEQVIQETGKQTCFDLGVHTIHPEIIKLIGRLKYRTSYGQNQLQHSIEVANLMGIIAGELKLDVPLAKRCGLLHDIGKAIGPEMEGTHAVAGADLAKRYDERPEVVNAIAGHHEETPVESVYTVLVSAADAISAGRPGARRETLEKYIKRLEKLESIATSFGGVESAYAIQAGREVRVMVCPDKTNDKAAAKMCYDIAREIEGQLEYPGEVVVTVIRETRFVEHAK from the coding sequence ATGCAATTACTTCAAATACTGCCATACCTCCTTCTTCCTGCATGCATTGTTATTGGATACTTTCTGTGCATTCTTGTATCCAGGAAAAAACAAGCGGCCAGCGAAAAGAAGATAAAGCATCTTATTGAAGAATCAGTCCGTGATGCTGAAAAAATTAAAAAGGAGGCTGATGTAGCTGCAAAAGCGGAACTGTACCAGCGAAGGGAGGCCTTCGAAAAAGAAACACAGGAAACCAAGATGGAACTCCGGTTGCAGGAGAAGAGGCTTAGCAAAAGAGAAGACAACCTCGAACGCAAGATGGAACTGTTGACAAAAAAGGAGCGATACATTGATACCCTTTCTGCAAACTTTGCCCAGAAAGAGAGAAAATTAGACGAGAAGCGGTTGGAACTGGAAAAAACTATAGAAGAAGAGAATAAAACCCTTCTGAAAATATCCAACTTAACCAGAGACGAGGCGGAGAAACTTTTGTTAAATCGGTTGGAAAAAGAACTCGACGTTAAATGTGCAGAATTGATTTCGAAAAAAATTACCGAATCCAAGGAAAATGCCGAACAGACGGCCATATCGTTAATAAGCACGGCGATTCAGCGATGCGCTGCGACGCACACCGCTGAAAATATTGTGAGCTCAATCGAACTCCCGAACAATGAAATGAAAGGGCGCATCATCGGGCGTGAAGGAAGAAACATTCGCGCCTTTGAAAAGGCGACCGGTATTGATGTCATCGTGGATGATACCCCGGGCGTCATTGTCCTTTCAGGCTTTGATAGTGTTCGCCGTGAAATAGCGCGCCAATCGATGGAAAAATTGATTGTTGACGGGAGGATACATCCCGCGCACATTGAAGAAATTGTGAAGGAGACGGAAAAGGAGATCGAGCAGGTTATTCAGGAAACAGGAAAGCAAACCTGCTTTGATTTGGGGGTACATACGATTCACCCGGAGATCATAAAACTTATTGGCAGGCTTAAATATCGGACGAGTTACGGTCAAAACCAGCTGCAGCATTCTATCGAAGTTGCCAACCTCATGGGGATTATTGCAGGGGAATTAAAACTGGATGTCCCGCTGGCAAAACGATGCGGACTTTTGCATGACATTGGCAAAGCTATCGGCCCTGAAATGGAAGGCACCCATGCCGTTGCCGGTGCAGACCTTGCAAAACGTTATGATGAAAGACCTGAAGTGGTTAATGCAATTGCCGGTCACCACGAAGAGACGCCTGTTGAATCGGTCTATACGGTATTGGTAAGTGCAGCCGATGCCATTTCCGCCGGGAGGCCGGGTGCAAGAAGAGAGACGTTAGAAAAATATATCAAACGATTGGAAAAACTGGAGAGTATCGCAACCTCTTTCGGCGGTGTCGAAAGCGCCTATGCTATTCAGGCGGGAAGGGAAGTGCGGGTGATGGTTTGTCCGGACAAGACCAATGACAAGGCTGCCGCCAAGATGTGTTACGACATTGCCAGAGAAATTGAGGGACAATTGGAATATCCGGGTGAGGTCGTTGTTACCGTAATCCGGGAAACACGCTTTGTTGAGCATGCCAAGTAG
- the pyrE gene encoding orotate phosphoribosyltransferase, which translates to MKAEKRLLEILLQKSFKYSEEPVFKLVSGRMSNYYINCKTTTLDPEAMLLIGHLFYQKVKPFHIHAIGGLTLGADPIAFATAMVSGMQDDAINAFVVRKKAKEHGLMKWIEGNVREGDRVVIVDDVVTTGQSTIDAIDRARESNLHVMKAIALVDRQEGGRENIERKEIPFEAVFTREDLMSLYKRS; encoded by the coding sequence ATGAAAGCAGAAAAACGTTTACTCGAAATTCTTTTGCAAAAATCCTTTAAGTACAGCGAAGAACCTGTCTTCAAATTGGTATCGGGAAGGATGAGCAACTACTACATCAATTGCAAAACGACAACGTTGGACCCGGAGGCGATGCTTTTAATCGGGCATCTTTTCTATCAGAAGGTCAAACCGTTTCATATCCATGCCATTGGCGGGCTGACTTTGGGCGCCGACCCGATTGCCTTCGCTACCGCCATGGTCAGCGGCATGCAGGACGATGCGATTAATGCCTTTGTTGTGCGAAAAAAGGCAAAGGAACATGGGCTAATGAAATGGATTGAAGGTAACGTGCGGGAAGGGGACCGGGTTGTGATCGTAGATGATGTCGTAACTACCGGACAATCGACGATAGACGCCATTGACCGCGCCCGGGAGTCAAACTTACATGTTATGAAGGCCATTGCCCTGGTGGATCGCCAGGAAGGGGGACGGGAGAATATTGAAAGGAAAGAAATCCCTTTTGAGGCGGTCTTTACCAGAGAGGATTTAATGAGCCTGTACAAGAGATCGTAA
- the phoU gene encoding phosphate signaling complex protein PhoU: MERHFDQQLGLLRKNLIQMASLVETAIANAVKSLIERNSELARQVVKSDEQVDTLELELEKQCVDLLALQQPLAIDLRFITAAIKITNNLERMGDLAVNIAERVIPLNQEPQLKPLIDIPRMATITQTMVKDSIDAFVNKDTALARAVAERDSTVDSLNDQIFRELLTYMMQDPANITRAVHLILISRHLERIADHSTNIAEEVIYIVKAKVVKHRSTSLEEIS; this comes from the coding sequence ATGGAACGGCATTTTGATCAGCAATTGGGGCTGTTGAGGAAAAACCTCATTCAGATGGCTTCTCTGGTGGAGACGGCGATTGCCAATGCCGTAAAATCTCTGATTGAGAGAAATAGTGAGTTAGCGCGTCAGGTGGTGAAAAGTGATGAACAGGTGGATACCCTGGAACTGGAACTTGAAAAACAATGCGTGGACTTGCTGGCGTTGCAGCAGCCGCTGGCCATCGATCTCCGGTTTATTACCGCCGCTATTAAGATTACCAACAATCTCGAACGCATGGGCGATCTCGCTGTCAATATCGCAGAACGTGTGATTCCGCTGAACCAGGAGCCGCAACTGAAACCGCTTATTGATATTCCCCGGATGGCGACTATTACCCAAACCATGGTGAAAGACAGCATAGATGCATTTGTGAACAAGGATACGGCGCTTGCCAGGGCTGTCGCTGAACGCGATTCCACCGTAGATTCCCTGAACGACCAGATATTCAGGGAGCTATTGACCTACATGATGCAGGACCCGGCAAACATAACGCGGGCAGTGCATTTGATTCTGATTTCCCGTCATCTGGAAAGGATTGCAGATCACTCCACCAACATTGCCGAAGAGGTCATCTATATTGTCAAGGCCAAGGTCGTCAAGCATCGCAGCACCAGTCTGGAAGAGATTTCGTAG
- a CDS encoding GNAT family N-acetyltransferase → MFKVITNLDDLIKVFIIRGIVFLEEQGIPYTIERDAYDYSATHVLGEERGEPFAAGRILALDGYAKLERLAIRKSHRGKNLGHKLTEFMLSVAKNQGFQKFKVHAQTHLVDFYRKHGFEVVGDVFQEAGIDHYVMLYHPYPK, encoded by the coding sequence ATGTTTAAAGTGATAACGAACCTCGATGATCTGATCAAGGTATTTATCATACGCGGTATCGTATTTTTGGAAGAACAGGGTATTCCTTATACCATAGAACGTGATGCGTATGATTATTCTGCAACGCATGTTTTGGGTGAAGAGCGCGGGGAACCTTTTGCCGCAGGCCGCATACTCGCCCTGGATGGATATGCAAAACTGGAACGCCTTGCAATCAGGAAATCGCACCGTGGAAAGAATCTTGGCCACAAACTAACCGAATTTATGCTTTCTGTTGCAAAAAATCAGGGATTTCAGAAGTTCAAGGTACATGCACAAACTCATCTTGTCGATTTTTATCGAAAACATGGTTTTGAGGTTGTTGGTGATGTGTTTCAAGAGGCGGGTATTGACCATTATGTGATGCTATATCATCCTTATCCAAAGTAA
- a CDS encoding response regulator, protein MTHTRIVFATDNKEKYGDIVGYLRQQGFANTMIVTNGDEVLRCLHDNPIDFAILDIDLPALDGFQICRIMKSAAFKHGNDVPVVLLSGTHQNYLASQLACSVGAYGILHAPVAGADVLHLMYQKFCPEKVPPGKASTLQYPAKALIAANDADTARMLERVVSAEGYGILAANDRKEVMRVLTMERPQIVFLSSDMATLNEAAILKQIKKTMPETAVVVIVDRGSEAIMMNAMKAGADDYIIRPFDEKTAAGVCNNATKKYHMKRLDKQMNEAELQTYSIIEGMVDGVILMDTHGKIAFINRAGNEMFRYLDVRRDHDGAIVGFNNVEFKEICSEIFVKKQRYLSCEIRTKENEEKYFVVVASPVPDVAGEKADVIIVLREVTREYQLQHQVVKTERLFAVSNLIAGAAHELNNPLAGIQLCADLVLNEPSISEKAKKYLNRIQKETDQIQSVIKSLLTLTGNYTLSKEPINPNDILEEIIEQKADQFEYANITLFKFLDEKLPVVFVDKNQIRRVFMDIIENACASMGEAKTEKCLTIRTEGQGDKVSIIISDTGPGIPQEYLTRIFEPFFTAKHIKHSKGTGLGLSIAHSIVHQHNGRIYAESASGSGSTFVVELPANKCSSVSL, encoded by the coding sequence ATGACACACACGAGAATAGTATTTGCAACGGATAACAAAGAGAAATACGGAGATATTGTCGGTTATTTAAGACAACAGGGATTTGCCAATACCATGATTGTAACCAATGGAGACGAAGTCTTAAGGTGCCTTCATGACAACCCTATAGATTTTGCCATACTGGATATAGATCTGCCGGCATTGGATGGGTTTCAGATATGCAGAATTATGAAATCTGCGGCATTTAAGCATGGCAACGACGTTCCTGTCGTCCTGCTGTCGGGAACGCATCAAAACTACCTGGCGTCTCAATTGGCGTGTTCGGTTGGCGCTTATGGTATTCTTCATGCGCCGGTTGCAGGGGCGGATGTATTACATCTGATGTATCAGAAATTTTGTCCCGAAAAGGTTCCTCCTGGCAAGGCTAGCACCTTGCAATATCCGGCAAAGGCATTGATTGCCGCAAATGATGCCGATACGGCGAGGATGTTAGAACGCGTTGTGAGCGCTGAAGGGTATGGAATTTTAGCGGCAAACGACAGAAAAGAGGTTATGCGTGTCCTGACGATGGAAAGACCTCAGATTGTTTTTTTGTCCTCTGATATGGCAACGCTAAATGAAGCGGCGATACTAAAGCAAATTAAGAAAACCATGCCAGAGACTGCGGTTGTTGTCATCGTTGACCGTGGTTCAGAAGCCATAATGATGAATGCGATGAAGGCGGGCGCAGACGACTATATCATCCGGCCATTTGATGAAAAAACGGCTGCCGGCGTTTGTAATAATGCGACAAAAAAGTATCATATGAAGCGCCTCGATAAACAGATGAACGAGGCAGAATTACAAACGTATTCCATCATAGAGGGGATGGTTGACGGCGTTATTTTAATGGATACGCATGGTAAAATAGCATTCATCAACAGGGCAGGGAATGAGATGTTCAGATATTTAGATGTCAGGAGAGACCATGATGGCGCTATCGTGGGTTTCAATAATGTTGAGTTCAAAGAAATTTGTAGCGAGATATTTGTCAAAAAACAGCGATACCTTTCTTGTGAAATACGCACGAAAGAAAACGAAGAAAAATATTTTGTTGTTGTCGCCTCACCAGTGCCTGACGTTGCTGGAGAAAAAGCGGATGTCATTATTGTGCTCAGGGAAGTAACGCGCGAATACCAGCTACAACACCAGGTGGTAAAGACCGAAAGACTCTTTGCCGTGAGCAACTTAATAGCAGGGGCAGCTCATGAATTAAACAATCCTTTGGCAGGAATTCAGCTCTGCGCCGATCTTGTGCTCAATGAGCCTTCCATTAGTGAAAAAGCAAAAAAATATTTGAACAGGATACAGAAAGAGACGGATCAGATACAGAGTGTCATAAAAAGCCTGTTGACCCTTACCGGCAATTACACCCTTTCAAAAGAACCGATTAATCCGAACGATATTCTTGAGGAAATTATCGAACAAAAGGCAGATCAATTTGAATATGCAAATATTACCCTCTTCAAATTCCTGGATGAAAAATTACCGGTAGTTTTTGTGGACAAGAATCAAATCCGGCGGGTTTTCATGGACATTATCGAAAATGCCTGCGCCTCTATGGGAGAGGCAAAAACGGAGAAGTGTTTGACCATTCGGACAGAGGGGCAGGGAGACAAAGTAAGCATCATCATTTCAGACACGGGCCCTGGAATACCACAAGAATATCTTACAAGGATATTTGAGCCATTTTTTACTGCTAAACATATCAAGCATAGCAAAGGAACCGGTTTGGGTTTATCCATTGCTCATAGCATCGTTCACCAGCATAACGGCAGGATTTATGCGGAAAGTGCGTCGGGTTCGGGATCAACATTCGTGGTTGAATTGCCGGCAAACAAATGCTCTTCCGTATCCCTGTAA
- the mdh gene encoding malate dehydrogenase: protein MARKKITVVGAGNVGATTAQRLAEKELGDVILMDIVQDMPQGKALDILESAPIYGYDSMVSGTNGYEETRGSDIVVITSGVARKPGMSRDDLLKTNAGIVKGVVENVVKTSPDAILIVVSNPLDAMTYVAYKVSHFPKHRVIGMAGVLDAARFRAFLALELRVSVENIHAFVLGGHGDTMVPLTRYTTIAGVSVEELIPKGRLEAIVKRTRDGGAEIVNLLKTGSAFYAPSAAVAEMAESILKDKRKILPCAVLCEGEYSINGLFVGVPVKLGGKGIEQIFEVKLNGEEAAALKRSAEAVKTLCEQVDKLL, encoded by the coding sequence GTGGCGAGAAAAAAGATAACCGTTGTCGGCGCCGGGAACGTAGGGGCTACCACGGCTCAGCGCCTTGCTGAAAAAGAGCTCGGTGACGTGATTCTGATGGATATCGTACAGGACATGCCACAGGGAAAGGCCCTGGATATCCTGGAATCTGCGCCAATCTATGGGTATGATTCAATGGTCAGTGGCACAAACGGGTACGAGGAAACAAGAGGGTCTGATATCGTGGTCATTACCTCTGGTGTGGCCAGAAAACCGGGGATGAGCAGGGATGACTTGCTGAAAACGAACGCTGGCATTGTAAAAGGGGTAGTTGAAAATGTGGTAAAAACCTCGCCTGATGCCATTTTGATCGTTGTGTCTAACCCCCTGGATGCTATGACCTATGTGGCCTACAAGGTGAGTCATTTCCCAAAACATCGCGTCATTGGCATGGCGGGCGTTCTGGATGCTGCGCGGTTTCGCGCCTTCCTTGCATTAGAGCTCAGGGTTTCGGTAGAAAACATTCATGCCTTTGTATTGGGTGGACATGGGGATACCATGGTCCCTTTGACGCGATATACGACGATTGCAGGAGTCTCTGTAGAGGAACTCATACCGAAAGGTCGCCTGGAGGCAATCGTAAAACGCACCAGAGATGGCGGTGCAGAGATTGTGAACCTGCTCAAGACGGGCAGCGCCTTTTATGCCCCATCGGCAGCAGTGGCAGAGATGGCGGAATCCATTCTAAAAGACAAAAGGAAGATACTGCCTTGTGCCGTTTTGTGTGAAGGAGAATACAGCATTAATGGCCTCTTTGTGGGTGTGCCGGTAAAACTCGGTGGAAAGGGCATTGAACAGATCTTTGAGGTCAAACTTAATGGAGAAGAGGCTGCTGCCTTGAAACGGTCTGCCGAGGCGGTGAAAACTCTGTGCGAACAAGTGGATAAATTACTGTAA
- a CDS encoding DUF296 domain-containing protein, whose amino-acid sequence MKYQVGAVGRVVVARFEDKEDVLGNLGTIAKKEGISAAAFYLLGGMREGKIVVGPEKDELPPAPVWRTLGESHEIVGFGTIFYQNNEPKVHFHAAFGKKDTVKVGCLRENSQTFLVLEAVIIELNGINALREFDPVSGLNILKL is encoded by the coding sequence ATGAAATATCAGGTAGGAGCGGTGGGAAGAGTAGTGGTGGCAAGATTTGAAGACAAAGAGGATGTTCTTGGGAATCTCGGCACGATCGCTAAAAAGGAAGGGATAAGCGCTGCTGCATTCTATCTGCTGGGAGGAATGCGTGAGGGTAAGATCGTTGTGGGACCAGAAAAAGACGAACTCCCCCCTGCCCCCGTATGGAGGACGCTCGGCGAAAGCCACGAAATCGTCGGTTTCGGAACGATCTTTTATCAAAATAACGAACCAAAGGTTCATTTTCATGCTGCCTTCGGGAAAAAAGACACCGTAAAGGTAGGTTGTCTGAGGGAAAATTCCCAGACATTTCTTGTGCTTGAGGCGGTAATTATTGAACTTAACGGAATCAATGCCTTGAGGGAGTTTGATCCTGTATCAGGACTCAATATCCTTAAGCTTTAA